A genomic window from Populus nigra chromosome 7, ddPopNigr1.1, whole genome shotgun sequence includes:
- the LOC133698598 gene encoding 2-methylpropanoate--CoA ligase CCL4-like — translation MDELRPRPANSYALTPVGFLDRAAIVYGDCPSIIYNNISYTWSQTHRRCLQLASSLSSIGLNNGHVVSILAPNIPAMYELHFAVPMAGAILNTLNTRLDARTISLLLCHAESELLFVDLMSVSLVNEAISLLPSSAKPPLLVLITDDDEVLPQQPSPTIHFYDTYEGLLEKGDPAFNWTRPKNDFDPIVLNYTSGTTSSPKGVVHCHRGLFIVTLDSLVDWSFPKQPVFLWTLPMFHSNGWSYPWGMAAVGGTNICLRKFDAPTIYGLIKKHGVTHMCGAPVVLNMLSNSPTNMEPLKNPVHIITAGAPPPATILSRTESLGFVVGHGYGLTETGGIVVSCAWKRQWNLFPATERARLKARQGVRTVGMTEVDVMDPVTGMSVKRDGLTLGEIVLRGGCIMLGYLKDPVATAKCMTENGWFCTGDVGVMFPDGYLEIKDRSKDVIISGGENLSSVEVESVLYTFPDINEAAVVARPDEFWGETPCAFVSLKEACCRIPTEKEIIEHCRGRLPHYMVPKTVVVKEKLPRTSTGKIQKAVLRDMAKAMGSSRASRM, via the coding sequence ATGGATGAGCTGAGACCAAGACCAGCAAACTCCTATGCTCTAACTCCTGTAGGCTTTTTGGACAGGGCAGCGATAGTGTATGGTGATTGCCCCTCCATCATCTACAATAACATATCCTACACCTGGTCCCAGACCCACCGTCGATGTCTCCAACTGGCTTCATCTCTATCATCCATCGGTCTGAACAACGGCCATGTCGTCTCTATCTTAGCCCCCAATATCCCTGCCATGTACGAGCTCCATTTTGCAGTCCCTATGGCCGGCGCCATCCTCAACACCCTCAACACTCGCCTTGACGCGCGTACCATCTCCCTCCTCCTCTGTCACGCCGAATCCGAGCTCCTCTTTGTAGATCTTATGTCTGTCTCCTTAGTCAACGAAGCTATCTCCCTGCTTCCATCCAGCGCCAAACCTCCACTCCTCGTCCTCATAACCGATGATGATGAGGTCCTCCCCCAACAACCATCACCTACCATTCACTTCTACGATACTTACGAAGGGTTGTTGGAGAAGGGTGATCCTGCCTTCAACTGGACCCGTCCCAAGAATGACTTTGACCCTATTGTACTGAACTATACATCAGGCACGACCTCATCTCCTAAAGGCGTGGTGCACTGCCACAGGGGTCTCTTCATCGTGACCCTTGATTCGCTTGTTGATTGGTCATTCCCGAAACAGCCTGTCTTCTTGTGGACCCTGCCCATGTTTCATTCCAATGGATGGAGCTATCCCTGGGGCATGGCTGCCGTTGGTGGAACCAACATATGTCTCCGTAAATTCGATGCACCCACCATCTATGGTTTGATTAAAAAGCATGGGGTGACTCACATGTGTGGTGCACCTGTGGTTCTCAACATGCTATCAAACTCTCCTACCAATATGGAACCTTTAAAGAATCCAGTCCATATTATAACAGCCGGGGCTCCACCACCGGCCACCATACTGTCCCGCACGGAGTCCTTGGGGTTCGTAGTGGGACATGGTTATGGGCTGACAGAAACTGGTGGGATTGTTGTCTCGTGCGCCTGGAAACGGCAGTGGAATCTTTTTCCCGCAACTGAGAGAGCGAGGCTGAAAGCAAGGCAAGGAGTGAGAACAGTTGGAATGACTGAGGTGGACGTGATGGATCCTGTGACAGGAATGAGCGTGAAACGAGATGGATTAACACTTGGTGAGATTGTTCTAAGAGGTGGGTGCATCATGCTGGGTTATCTCAAGGACCCAGTAGCTACAGCCAAGTGTATGACAGAGAATGGTTGGTTCTGCACTGGAGATGTAGGTGTGATGTTTCCTGATGGTTATTTAGAGATCAAAGATCGATCGAAGGATGTCATCATTAGCGGTGGAGAGAACTTGAGCAGCGTAGAGGTTGAGTCAGTGCTATACACATTTCCAGATATTAACGAGGCGGCGGTTGTGGCACGACCCGATGAGTTTTGGGGCGAGACGCCCTGTGCGTTTGTGTCTTTGAAGGAGGCCTGTTGTAGGATCCCAACGGAGAAGGAAATCATTGAACATTGCAGGGGTAGGTTGCCACATTACATGGTGCCCAAAACAGTGGTTGTTAAGGAAAAACTGCCCAGGACATCAACTGGGAAGATCCAAAAGGCTGTGCTTCGAGACATGGCCAAGGCAATGGGCTCGTCAAGAGCCAGTCGCATGTGA